A genomic stretch from Helianthus annuus cultivar XRQ/B chromosome 1, HanXRQr2.0-SUNRISE, whole genome shotgun sequence includes:
- the LOC110929722 gene encoding zinc finger BED domain-containing protein DAYSLEEPER-like — translation MYFTIHQRAFCHLELSDSNFKLCPNALEWDKIRRICTFLGVFYDVTNVFSGTKYPAANLYYPHVFMAYLTLFESMSSNDEYIKKMAELMMTKFQKYWSHFSLTLAIAVVLDPRYKLHFINLSYSQIYGEASPEYSNGDQFLNSTFNEYVNMLNVAGDDKRDDATRASNDFDQFQSKDFTINKKSKLQMYLEESRVDRSSELDVLAFWKANEFRYPALVRMARDFLTIPVSTVASESMFSASGRFVDSNQVSVDELTEDIMSLDVSRKSDASNSVNNPKVSTPNASSSVAC, via the exons atgtattttacaatacatcaaCGTGCCTTTTGTCATTTGGAATTAAGTGATTCTAATTTTAAGCTTTGTCCAAATGCATTAGAGTGGGACAAGATTAGAAGAATATGTACTTTTCTTGGAGTATTTTATGATGTGACCAATGTTTTTTCGGGTACCAAATATCCGGCTGCAAACTTGTACTATCCACATGTCTTTATGGCTTATCTTACGTTGTTTGAGAGTATGAGTTCAAATGATGAGTATATCAAAAAAATGGCAGAACTGATGATGACCAAGTTTCAAAAATATTGGTCACATTTTAGTCTTACCTTAGCCATAGCCGTAGTGTTGGATCCTAGATACAAGTTGCATTTTATCAACTTGAGTTATTCACAAATATATGGAGAGGCGAGCCCCGAATATTCAAATGGTGATCAGTTTTTGAATTCTACATTTAATGAATATGTCAACATGTTAAATGTGGCCGGTGATGATAAAAGGGATGATGCAACACGTGCTTCAAAT gattttgatCAATTTCAAAGTAAAGATTTTACAATTAACAAAAAATCAAAATTGCAAATGTATTTGGAGGAGTCAAGGGTTGACAGAAGCTCCGAACTTGATGTGTTGGCTTTTTGGAAAGCCAATGAGTTTAGATATCCCGCACTTGTGAGAATGGCAAGAGACTTTTTGACCATTCCGGTATCTACAGTCGCATCGGAGTCTATGTTCAGTGCAAGTGGAAGA TTTGTAGATTCGAACCAAGTTAGTGTAGATGAGCTCACAGAAGATATAATGTCGCTTGACGTTAGCCGTAAATCAGATGCTTCAAATTCTGTGAACAATCCTAAGGTATCCACTCCAAATGCTTCAAGTAGTGTTGCTTGTTAA